Below is a window of Bombus pascuorum chromosome 16, iyBomPasc1.1, whole genome shotgun sequence DNA.
GATCCTTTGCAACTGAACCACTCTCTTGAAGAAAAGAATGTTAAAGATTAGTTAATTTTACCATTACCAGACTCACTTTTCTAcattccattttcttcttaagATTATTTAATAAGGCTTTAGACGATGAAAATCGCACTTAATGCGACTCGATAACGATTTTTCATCCACATACTTATCCAAgcaaaaagataataaataaacgaaataaaaatataattatatacgttGCACGATTCTCCAGTGACATTGCAAAGAAACGATTAGGGTAATTACAAGTCTGTAAATATTCATTGGCgactaaaaaattgtttatcagCGATAGCTTTGTTATTTTTCCTGTGcgttattaaacattattgATACGAAGAAACCATTAACTATAGTTAATGGGCAGTCATAAGAACTAAGCAAAATGGTATAAAGTAAAATCGGTTATCAATTAGAATTCATCTGCAACTTTTTATAGGCAATAAACAATTGCCTCATGTAAATGGGTTAATAtcttataagaaatattacgagttgttaattataacaaaaagtTTGTTTTGTAGGTGTTATTCGacaagaattttaattccGGAAAAAACACCGAGCTTTCGACATTGAATTCGTATTTACCTGTAGTGAGTGCTTCCCTGTTTTTTTTAATGAGACTTCGTAAGAGAACTCTTCTCCCAATTGAGTGCATGAAATTAATTGACCATCCTTTAATTAATGACAAAATGGAACATGTACTCAAAGACAAATACGAAGAACTTGAGGTAAtatgcgataaaataataataaatattaaagtatatataataataaattatatataatatataatataaattattaaaatatatttaagcaCGTTTAAAGCTTGCATTGAACTTGATCAATCTCTTCTTACAATACTGTTTCTTCTTATCTGATTTTATCATGGATAGAACGTTTCCTTGTGTGTTTCTCTAAGATCTTCTTTTCATTgatttacaataatttgtaattgatcagaatatacaataaataacgaCGGTACAGTATATTTATCAtatcgataatattatattaattatatttatctcttCAAGGCTATTATtgacgaaaaggaaaaagaaatatttactgCTTGGGCGGAGAAATTGCCAGAAATTTGGGAAACCCATTTAACGAAAACTCTTTTAAACGTTAAAGAGGATCAATTGCTGGAAACGAATTTCGACTTTGCTTTAAGAACTGCCTTGAGAGAGATTCGTTATATGATAATTGCGAAGATTCCTGATCTTTCTCAAGAAGCcatagatttttataatagaTCACAATTCTTCTTTATCAGCACTTACAATCTCAATCTGATAGTGAATTGGTAAGTCAtgcttttattcttttagatatatagatatagaaaagaaggaagatatCTCAATTTGAGGCGtatattttcttcctcttttttttctatacagTTCATTCACAGTTTATAAATCACAGAAAGATAAAATGTTCTCTTTTTTTGAAGAGACATTTGAAAATCATTTTGGTATTTGCATAATACTATTAGGTCAGTAACAGCGAGAGAATGTACAATTAGGGGCCACAAATCAAAACAGCCatgaaataacaattattttttcgacTGAAATGTTTTTGGTTGCGAATAATGATTGTAAATGACCgaaaagtatttttcattctcgatTACCATTATCGACGAGGGAAATTTATTTCGGTAGATCGTAACAGTTATTGGCATTTCCATTGCACACAGTAGTTATcggagaagaaaatatcgttttgaTTACTAACAACCATAACAACCATAATAAATTGCAACAGAGCGAGTtttgaagaaacttttcgtttcatagaaaattatatttatcaaccttcttatttgcaataaaatcatagattgaaattcaatttagCAAACATAAATTTCTCGACGTTTTCGTGTAGATCGTTTTTTCTTTAGCTTCTTTCAGACCAACAAAAATACCGTTTTAGTGCGGATACGGCGAATTGTCTCGGTGAAGTGCAAAACAACGCTTTACAGCGTTATGAGCaactaaaatataatttctggCATCGATAACTATTATTAGCGATAGAATTTGCCCTAATCCTCAATGGcctgttaaatattattatgacAAAACAGCTTCCTTTAAAAATCATGCACAAGTCTTGAAATGTAATTGAAcaaaaagcaaagaaacaaaaggcAGCATCGCgacaatataaaagtaaaaatatatgagatTTATACCTTCATTTATCATTTACAATAGACAGATATCTTTGAATAAAATAGCTTATTATAAATAGAGTCTCTGATTCTGAACATGTACTAAAAATACACGTGTAGTTGGTTAATAcatgcaataataaaaaatatatatataataaatataaatatataaaaataaataatataataataaataaatatatataataatataaagtatattttatattattttgttatattattatatttatattatattattcactatactatatatatgtatatatatagtataaatataatataaatgtatatatacatatatggaaGTGTAAGAAATCATCAGATtcaaattctaaatataacattttctgCTATTCCGTTGGTACCCTGTAATAGCTTGAAACCCTCATGGTACTATTGAATTTACCAAGTTATAtgttcattaaatatttctacatttattttacagaCTAATTCTATCCAAAATTTTGATATAGTTAATAGCAAGTACTTTGTATAACTAATTGTCCAAACACCATTAATATGTATTAGTATTGATGTGATCATACTAGTGATAGCAGTGATGGCTATGGTACTGCTGCTACATGTTTgtcgtatatatttttcgatgcattttctcatattttctttttcgttgtttatctaaaatttttatatcttcgtGCAAATCTGatcaattttcatatattaggttgtccaatagatgcacaatattttatgttttatgttattttattgaatcatgTATTTTGcagtaataaaacaaaatacatcatacataattctataaaatagtataaaacaaaaaatgttgtgtatctattatttcctcataaaacgaaagaaacttttgagaCAATCTAATAGATAATTTCACATACATTTAGAAAGTAGGCCTGCACTATTTTAAAATAGTTACATTTCAATACTTTCTTTACACTTTATATGCTCTGTGTTTCGTTATCCATTACCTTACCTTACCTTAGCTTTCTACATATTTCTTGTCTCCTAACGTTCAAGGTTTCGCCTCGTCTGAATCCCTTTGCTTATGTTTGACGACTAGGTTCTCATGAAACACTATTCCTTTATCATTTTGTCACactgatatttatattgttcgataaattgaaattcatatACAGGCTGGTCTAAAAATCAGCATTTCTCACGcacatattttcatatttttctttttcattaatcCTTTTTGCAGAACAGACAAGGGTAGCTACTGATGACGtggaaaatgtattttctcaGTGAACGTCCATTGCACCTACACTTAGGACGTCTATTAAGATCCCGAAAGTAGATATTACAAGTGTTACGCAACGTAACGCGACATTGTAACAAACTAGTACGTATGTATGCAGCAGATACGAGATTTTTGTAATGTAGAAGAGGTGATTGTTGACAGACTCGTTGCACAACCAGGAAAGAAAGTCTTGTATTATGCGAACGAATAATTTTCCCATAATTTGGTCATTTCTGATAAACTCGGTTGTGtgcagaaaataattattataacaaaaacaGTGCAACCAGGTATAACTTCAGGACACACGCTGATTGATTCTTgtcagaaaattaattttctgatCAACACCGAATGTCACGACGACTCTTTGATGCGCCTTCTTCTTGTAACAACGGGGTGGTAACCAACCAAATGGCTGCGAGATGTTCTTGCGAAGTCGTGTTATTCCTCCAGGTCAGATAATCTGAGCGACTTGTATCATCATAATATGGTTACAGCATACTCTTCAGAGATATCGGGCTTCTGCCACGTCCCTCGCTATTGGGTGTAAAGTAAACTAAAAATCTTAAATGCAATTGCTCATGTCCCCTTCGCAGATCCTAAAGTTgcagataaaaaaatatttacagagtttaatttaaataatttacaaaatacgaaatatcgaaaaaattacgaaaatatttacaagattTACAACCCTTGCCGAGGAGCACCCTACGTGGTTCATTAAAGTGTTAATAACGTGTTAATATCCCTACGCCTTCTTCAATCTTAAGATTACGCTTCGATAGCAACCtgatgtaaatatgaaacagttattaattcaataatacTTGAAATGTGATAATAATTTACGAGCGTATCACTGAATCGCACTTAAACAACTTGTTCACATCCATACGTGTAACATGTAAAAtcattatttgtttttcattaGTAGTTTAGTTAGTAGTAGTGAAGAGAAGAATTAGAAATGAACTTACATCACtttcaaaagaaatttttacgcaatttcatttattaatgaaatttcaatcgattAGAACAGACAAGCATTTTAAGATTCGAATTGTAAATTGTTTACAAATAGGAAGGTTGCACGAAAGTATACGTAAATCCATGCTTCcataaatttttccaaaaaagaACCTATACCACTTTCAAAATAAACGCCCCATATGTATAATcaaaatcataataatgtaCGATACTTTCCCAATGTTTTGGCTCGATCGATGGTTTTATTTTCGCTGAGTTCTACGATATTAGTGAAAAACATCCTTTTTAATATTGCTATAGTTGttcatattgttttattattatagtttattatatattattcttttataatatattaatgcaGTTGTTAATATTGCTACAGTTCAcgaaaaaataatcaaaacgATGGTAAATTATAGAAGCACAATAAAAGCTCATAGCATCCCATTgattaacaatttatataaccAGCACACGGACAACACTTCAGGGAGATCATCCGCTATATCTGATAGAAAGATAGAATTCGCCTGTAGACGTTTTCCCAATGGAGAAATCGTCTACGTGATATTCAATTCAATACTAAACGTAAGAATTTGTCTAATGTCCACGtagacaaattgtaaagaattttgaagctgaaaaaagaaaaaaaagagaaatgatCAGAACATAATTTTGCCAGTAATACATATGTTGAAACAaccaaatatttgaattaatttcttgCCGTAACATCAATATTCTTCATCATTATGTAATCATCAGAAAAATCGCATTCCGTTCGTGTCTTATACTTGCTGTTGCAATCACATTTACTTATTGCCTGGTTATTCGTAATGTTATCGGCTACTTTCACGGATTGTAAGCAGGTCTCGTTCTTCGCGTAACTAAGCATTTAGAAGgacatataatttatcattaaatttgCTCAACTGAATGGGATCAAATAAAGAAGAACTTTCATTTTGCGTTGCTGCACAATAAACAGTATTGTAACATAAGTTTCTAACCAGGTAGCTGTTTTTTACAAGTATATTCGTCGTGAAGAAATGgtgcaatattttatgttatgaTGAGCACTGttagttataaaattaaaaaataatacagtcGTTTAGTTAcagtttaattttatattattacagtCACACATGCTCTGTTTATGatgagtatactcgtcgtcgcTTACTCTTTGCGCCAAATTTTACTCTTCAAAGTTTTCAAAAAGCTCGCAACAGTTAACCAGtcaattgttaaatttttatcgtgaTTTTATAGTTCGGCTTGAATTCTTTGGATTTTATTGAAATCAAATGTTACGTTCTCCAACATATTTTCACAatctaattttgaaattaccaGGCAAGACCATAGACGATGTAGAATAATACCGTCCGCTAGTTCTCTGCCTGAAATTATGTGCATATTATTGTTAGGATACATGTATTATTAGgatattatgtttatattattttttttcttatattcacTTGTAAATCATGCTTCTACTATCTTGCCGGAGAAGCAGAAAATACcctgtattattatatatcatatatattattgtattattataatatttaatatttaatattaatattattattacattgtatgatatgatatataatgtagtatataattgtataatatacaataatataatacaaagacgtattatattataatatataatataatatacatcatatataacatatatatgtaatttgtattatatgataatataatgcGCCTAATTTTAGATACAAGTCGCTAGACATCCCCAAATAGAACTCCAGGATGTGAAAACGTGACCAAAAGTTGACCACGTTGGAGATAATCTGCCTTCGATACGTGACTGTCGCACAATCGACTGTAAAACGATTCGTGCGTGGGCAGACATGTATCGCACAGTTTATCGTAAGATGTTAGGTAATCGTATGGAAAGACAGCTTTCCTGGTGAGAAATTCGAAATCGCTTTCTGGAAGATGTTTAACCGCGATGTTTCGTACGATACGCAATTTACTCTTTCCAAATATGATACGAATTTATCAAGACTCCATAAATTTATCAAGTTCcataaactaaattaaaatttcgctttttctcctttctatGAACGCCTTatggaatttatataatttacaccGGCAAATAGCATACATTACTAATCGCACGTCGTTTCGAGAACTTCTTAAccttattattatcattattatatatattattatttgctaACCTTACCAGCCCCGGATTCAACATAGGATTTAAAATCGTAAattcattgttatttcttttgatCGTCTAATTTTATGTGAATTCTTTTGTCATCCGACTAATCAATTTCTCCATTTTTGTTAACATCAGGTTTACGTGACAGTTCGAAGTTCACGAGAAAAATTAGccgtttatatttttctcctaCCATTTCTACTGCCTTTCTTTCATCTAACAAGACAGATATGTATCGTAATGAATCTCCTTCGAAACTTTCTAGTCTCGAAGCTTTCTACATATGtggtgtattttattatattagattataatttatcatatcAGATTCCACGCAATCGAAATGTCTGTAAAactagaaaataatacaagaattattatatcagaattattaagaatacaagaatttacataaagttagacgatcaaaagaaataacaacgaatatgcaatttttaaataaactttgaGACCGGTTATTTCACCAGGCCTGCCAAGCTTAGTGTTAATATTCCAACTGTTGCATTACACGATTTATTGCACGAATTACTTCTAAATATTACACGAGCGATTACACGAATGACGTGTATGACATCATgtcaaatgtaaatataaaacgtaaaacgtaaaatGGTAATAATCGCGAACATTTACATCGTTTGTTTACTACAGTTTTTCACGCTCGTGGCACCAGATGGCGCGATTGAAATCTGTCCACTGTTCTTTCGTAAGATGATTTACTGAGACGATCCTAAAAGTTTCCTAGTTGATCAATCTGACGCTAGGGGAGGCCATTGTCCCTATCGCCACCCACACTGGTAATCATGGTCCGAAGGGGGCGGCGGTGGTGAGACCCGAGGCTGCCTGACCGCCATCACCCTCCGCCGCGTTACCCAACAAGGGTgagaatttttctctttctcccgcTCTGCCCGCTTCTTTACGAGCATAACTTGCTCGCAAAAGGAGCGGACAActtcgtaaaaaaaaatctggTAAGTGCCGTCGAAAGATGAtagtgttttattatttatatatgcgCTCCATCCTTAGCTAGGGGTGTGCTAAACGTCTCTCCTTTCATACTAcaaaaaagtttttttttttttttgtttttacgtGGAGGAAATATCTTCATAGACTACTTTCTAACACTCTGCGGTGGGGCTCTATGATCACAGGTAGAAGGTAGTGCCGAATTCTTACCgcctaaaacctccacgaagATGGTTTGTTTTGGTTGGGTGGGTGGATGGTTTGTTGAATTAGAACCGTGAGTTGATAACGACTCGGCTGCTGGTGCTTATTGTACGCAAAGACTTAGGTTGTGCGCTTGCATATAATATCACTTGTGTGACATTTTGATTTGTTTCCACCCTTTGTAAGAAGACACCAGGGCGAGGATCGAACTCACACGCGTAATCTTGACTGTCTGTCCTCGACGAGCGTAACAACTAGCCCCACAACAAAATTCGACCTAAATCGCGTTCAAGTATACTCAACCGCGTTAGTAAACAATTCTTATTCAGcttcgtattaaatatttattaccgTGTAAAAGTAgttaaaatacgtaatataaaggtaattaaaaaaaattagaatttcatgAGCAATTGTAATAAGTCAAGATAttgaatatcaaaatgaaaaagtgtCTGTATGAAAGATGATCGTAAATCGACGAATTACGCgataaaatacagaaagcAGTCACGTTAAGGTGATAAGTCGCAAAGTTAGGAGCAAATGTTATGAACatcgaaatatgaatattgttgcgaccgttcacggagagacgcggttgcgaggaaacgcgtcagcgagagtcgtaaattctcgctacgattcggttaatcgacgccgcgaaatggttgctccccgcgtttcgtttaggataaccgggatGATTCAATGagtgcaacttattctactattgtagaataaatatatatatttatatcagaataacacttacagtttatataagaTATCGGTTTAAATGGTGTCGGAGGTTACCACTAGAGTGTTCGAGTtagatattatacaatgtgattaatttggacgcgaccgtacagagagttttcgactgcgactgatcggttcgaatgttagattgcgactttacgatgcttctcagtgagtttgCTGGACTGAGCGATAGTTGTAGACGTAGTGACTGATTTgaggacgaagacgaactgacttgatcgtgacgatgctgtgtcggaggtgagctaaggaagggtgtgtctaacgcacggaaccatctgatttgttgatgacagtttttggttggagaagtgagggtaatagaaattgtttctattggttagtaagactatcgatggactaggaagggtattagccaccctcgatggaaagttgggagtaggagacatcgcacgtgtgaacacttagcgttcacgtgttttcaagacgttaaccagaaaccttagaaaacgctttcgtggaaaagtccttgtttgcgatgaaagactttcgccagagttttctgggatttatagtca
It encodes the following:
- the LOC132915296 gene encoding dynein axonemal heavy chain 17-like, coding for MFGLKAKSLLSMVNNIYEEFIKLYQQFGDVAYEVLMPEEEQFTADLNEFFASIEQFDRRLASIFDQAFAECYNLESFFKFVWIMGVIANRPIIMAQLWHNYEEIIQRVDRHFSDIKVLFDKNFNSGKNTELSTLNSYLPVVSASLFFLMRLRKRTLLPIECMKLIDHPLINDKMEHVLKDKYEELEAIIDEKEKEIFTAWAEKLPEIWETHLTKTLLNVKEDQLLETNFDFALRTALREIRYMIIAKIPDLSQEAIDFYNRSQFFFISTYNLNLIVNCIDVIILVIAVMAMIQVARHPQIELQDVKT